In the genome of Streptomyces pactum, one region contains:
- a CDS encoding S41 family peptidase yields MSAYLRFPHLHGDLLCFAAEDDLWVAPLAADGGPPGRAWRLTVDRTRVGHPRFSPDGSRIAFTTWRSLDPEVHLVPVEGGPARRLTYWGSTDARVCGWTPPDEQGESQILAVSSHDQPFSYFSWAYTLPTDGSPGGRLPWGPVSDIAVGHVDGERRTLLLTGKPPHEPASWKRYRGGAMGRMWLHGTRLLPDLYGHLDSVMFVGGGTTGRPVRIAFLSDHEGIGNLYSCLPDGSDLRRHTDHADFYARHASTDGSRVVYQCAGELWLVDDFGPDAVPRRLEVRLGGPRVGRRTYQVPAAAHIDSLSVDTTGRASAVGVRGSLYWLTHRDGPARSIADVPGVRIRLPEMLGATGRVAYITDAEGEDAIEIAYLPRASGQRQPRRVAAGKLGRVHELLASPDGRQLAVASHDGRLLLVPVDADDETVAPTAGTGGETGGAAAAAPAGATRYGPPAGETGDGGTGETGTGTGTGGTEDGPGDGTAGPAGAARPDAGQDTGAGAGRDTGTPGETGDGAAGKAAGEAPGAAGTGPGDGAAGDTPETGGAEGAEGSDGTEGADGVVELIRSTNGPVRDLAFSPDSGWLAWSHPGIGRSLRQIKIARLSDRTVVDVTNGRFEDEQPVFTRDGRYLAFLSWRGFDPVYDVHTGDLSFPLGCRPYLVPLSSTTPSPFALSPEGRPAAGGLDPDDWGAPRTDPGLAGGADGTVMVEVEGLASRVTAFPVAASKYSALHPVSGGGLVWLRWPISGALGETFANPADTTGRPTLEHFDLVKAKRTELTREVDWFQVSGDGTRLVIHDDGELRSVPATEPTDAESTVYIDMRRILHQVDPAAEWRQAYEEAGRIVRAYFWEPGMGGVDWDGVLEQYRPLVERVASPDEFADLLREVMGELGTSHAYVQPARRNEGPRHYQRPIGLLGANFVRAKDGSWAVARILPGESSDSRARSPLAGTGIREGSVLTHVDGRPVDPVAGPYPLLAAAGGTTVELTFATPDRSHSRRVAVVPLIDERPLRYQYWVAKRREVVRELSGGKCGYLHIPDMGGSGWAQFNRDLRREMSLPALIVDVRGNAGGNISELVVEKLTRTVMGWDLTRNAEPVSYTSNAPRGPIVAIADEMTSSDGDMITAAFRLLGIGPVVGLRTWGGVVGMTGRHRLGDGSSITVPMNAAWFDAYGWGVENHGVEPDIEVERTPLDWAEGRHKQMDDAVRIALDLLERHGAATPPDYSAVPDRRRPKLPPRNGG; encoded by the coding sequence GTGAGCGCCTATCTCCGGTTCCCCCATCTCCATGGCGACCTGCTCTGCTTCGCTGCCGAGGACGATCTGTGGGTGGCCCCGCTGGCCGCCGACGGCGGACCACCCGGACGGGCCTGGCGGCTGACCGTCGACCGCACCCGCGTCGGCCACCCCCGCTTCTCCCCCGACGGCAGCCGGATCGCCTTCACCACCTGGCGCAGCCTGGACCCGGAGGTCCACCTGGTCCCGGTGGAGGGCGGCCCGGCCCGCCGGCTGACCTACTGGGGCAGCACCGACGCGCGGGTGTGCGGCTGGACCCCGCCGGACGAACAGGGCGAGTCCCAGATCCTCGCCGTCTCCTCCCACGACCAGCCGTTCTCGTACTTCTCCTGGGCCTACACGCTGCCCACCGACGGGAGCCCCGGCGGGCGGCTCCCGTGGGGACCGGTCTCCGACATCGCGGTGGGGCACGTGGACGGCGAGCGCCGCACCCTGCTGCTGACCGGGAAGCCGCCGCACGAACCGGCCTCCTGGAAGCGGTACCGGGGCGGCGCGATGGGCCGCATGTGGCTGCACGGCACCCGGCTGCTGCCGGACCTGTACGGACACCTGGACTCGGTGATGTTCGTGGGCGGCGGCACCACCGGCCGGCCCGTCCGGATCGCCTTCCTCTCCGACCACGAGGGGATCGGCAACCTCTACTCCTGCCTGCCCGACGGCTCCGACCTGCGCCGCCACACCGACCACGCGGACTTCTACGCCCGGCACGCCTCCACCGACGGCTCCCGGGTGGTCTACCAGTGCGCGGGGGAGCTGTGGCTGGTCGACGACTTCGGCCCGGACGCCGTACCGCGCCGGCTGGAGGTACGGCTGGGCGGCCCGCGGGTGGGGCGGCGCACGTACCAGGTCCCGGCCGCCGCGCACATCGACTCGCTCTCGGTGGACACCACCGGCCGGGCGAGCGCGGTGGGCGTGCGCGGCAGCCTGTACTGGCTCACCCACCGCGACGGCCCGGCCCGCTCCATCGCCGACGTCCCCGGGGTGCGCATCCGGCTGCCGGAGATGCTGGGCGCCACCGGGCGGGTCGCCTACATCACCGACGCCGAGGGCGAGGACGCCATCGAGATCGCCTACCTGCCCCGGGCGAGCGGGCAGCGGCAGCCCCGCCGGGTGGCGGCCGGGAAGCTCGGCCGGGTCCACGAGCTGCTGGCCTCACCGGACGGCCGGCAGCTGGCGGTGGCCTCGCACGACGGACGGCTGCTGCTGGTGCCGGTCGACGCCGACGACGAGACGGTCGCGCCCACCGCGGGGACCGGTGGGGAGACGGGCGGCGCAGCGGCGGCCGCCCCGGCCGGCGCCACCCGCTACGGGCCCCCGGCCGGGGAGACCGGCGACGGCGGGACCGGGGAGACCGGCACCGGGACCGGGACCGGGGGGACCGAGGACGGGCCGGGCGACGGCACGGCCGGGCCGGCGGGCGCCGCCAGGCCGGACGCCGGACAGGACACCGGGGCCGGCGCCGGACGGGACACCGGGACGCCCGGGGAGACCGGCGACGGCGCGGCCGGGAAGGCGGCCGGGGAGGCGCCCGGAGCGGCGGGCACCGGGCCGGGCGACGGCGCGGCCGGGGACACCCCGGAAACCGGAGGGGCCGAGGGGGCCGAGGGGAGCGACGGCACCGAGGGGGCCGACGGCGTGGTGGAGCTGATCCGCTCGACCAACGGCCCGGTGCGCGACCTGGCGTTCTCCCCCGACTCCGGCTGGCTGGCCTGGTCCCACCCCGGCATCGGGCGGTCGCTGCGCCAGATCAAGATCGCCCGGCTGTCGGACCGGACGGTGGTGGACGTCACCAACGGCCGGTTCGAGGACGAGCAGCCGGTGTTCACCCGGGACGGACGCTATCTGGCGTTCCTGTCCTGGCGCGGCTTCGACCCGGTCTACGACGTGCACACCGGCGACCTGTCGTTCCCGCTGGGCTGCCGCCCGTACCTGGTCCCGCTCTCCTCCACCACCCCGTCGCCGTTCGCCCTCTCCCCCGAGGGGCGGCCGGCGGCCGGCGGGCTGGACCCGGACGACTGGGGGGCGCCGCGCACCGACCCGGGGCTCGCCGGGGGCGCGGACGGCACGGTGATGGTCGAGGTGGAGGGCCTGGCCAGCCGGGTGACGGCGTTCCCGGTGGCCGCCTCCAAGTACTCCGCCCTCCATCCGGTGAGCGGCGGCGGGCTGGTCTGGCTGCGCTGGCCGATCTCCGGGGCGCTGGGCGAGACGTTCGCCAACCCGGCCGACACCACCGGCCGCCCCACCCTGGAGCACTTCGACCTGGTCAAGGCCAAGCGCACCGAACTCACCCGGGAGGTCGACTGGTTCCAGGTGAGCGGCGACGGCACCCGGCTGGTGATCCACGACGACGGCGAACTGCGCTCGGTGCCGGCCACCGAGCCCACCGACGCCGAGTCCACCGTCTACATCGACATGCGGCGCATCCTGCACCAGGTCGACCCGGCCGCCGAGTGGCGCCAGGCGTACGAGGAGGCGGGACGCATCGTCCGCGCCTACTTCTGGGAGCCGGGCATGGGCGGCGTGGACTGGGACGGGGTGCTGGAGCAGTACCGGCCGCTGGTCGAACGCGTCGCCTCCCCCGACGAGTTCGCCGATCTGCTGCGCGAGGTGATGGGCGAGCTGGGCACCTCGCACGCGTACGTCCAGCCGGCCCGGCGCAACGAGGGACCGCGCCACTACCAGCGCCCCATCGGCCTGCTCGGCGCCAACTTCGTCCGAGCCAAGGACGGCTCGTGGGCCGTCGCCCGCATCCTGCCGGGCGAGTCCTCCGATTCCCGGGCCCGCTCCCCGCTGGCCGGCACCGGGATCCGCGAGGGCTCGGTGCTCACCCATGTGGACGGGCGGCCGGTGGACCCGGTGGCCGGCCCGTACCCGCTGCTGGCGGCGGCCGGCGGCACCACCGTGGAGCTGACCTTCGCCACCCCGGACCGCAGCCACTCCCGCCGGGTGGCGGTGGTGCCGCTCATCGACGAACGGCCGCTGCGCTACCAGTACTGGGTGGCCAAGCGCCGCGAGGTGGTCCGGGAGCTGAGCGGCGGCAAGTGCGGCTACCTGCACATCCCGGACATGGGCGGTTCCGGCTGGGCGCAGTTCAACCGGGACCTGCGCCGCGAGATGTCGCTGCCCGCGCTCATCGTGGACGTCCGCGGCAACGCCGGCGGCAACATCAGCGAACTGGTGGTGGAGAAGCTCACCCGCACCGTGATGGGCTGGGACCTCACCCGGAACGCCGAGCCGGTGTCGTACACCAGCAACGCCCCGCGCGGCCCGATCGTGGCGATCGCCGACGAGATGACCTCCTCCGACGGCGACATGATCACCGCCGCGTTCCGGCTGCTGGGCATCGGCCCGGTGGTGGGGCTGCGGACCTGGGGCGGGGTGGTCGGGATGACCGGCCGGCACCGGCTGGGCGACGGCTCCTCGATCACCGTCCCGATGAACGCCGCCTGGTTCGACGCCTACGGCTGGGGCGTGGAGAACCACGGGGTGGAGCCGGACATCGAGGTGGAACGCACCCCGCTGGACTGGGCCGAGGGCCGCCACAAGCAGATGGACGACGCGGTGCGGATCGCCCTGGACCTGCTGGAGCGGCACGGCGCCGCCACCCCGCCGGACTACTCCGCGGTACCGGACCGCCGGCGCCCCAAGCTGCCGCCCCGCAACGGCGGTTGA
- a CDS encoding SDR family oxidoreductase, with protein MSARRNLDGQVAVVTGAARGVGELLARKLSARGARLALVGLEPEELKNVSAGLHTDSAYWHADVTDHEAMARVAAEVTDRFGAVDILVANAGVAAGGPFAASDPVAWRRVIEVNLIGGAVTARAFLPALTAARGYFLQIASLAALTPAPMMSAYCASKSGVEAFAHSLRAEVAHQGVRVGVGYLSWTDTDMVRGADRDEVMRELRQRLPWPANRTYPLGPAVDRIVAGIERRSPHVYAQWWLRGMQSVRGAVPGLIATVGRREMRRFEPRLGAISTGLVGAGGAADEEERTGRRR; from the coding sequence ATGAGCGCACGCAGGAACCTGGACGGCCAGGTGGCCGTGGTGACCGGGGCGGCACGCGGCGTGGGCGAGCTGCTCGCCCGCAAACTGTCCGCGCGCGGCGCCCGGCTGGCCCTGGTCGGCCTGGAGCCGGAGGAGCTGAAGAACGTCTCGGCGGGGCTGCACACCGACTCGGCGTACTGGCACGCCGACGTCACCGACCACGAGGCGATGGCCCGGGTCGCCGCCGAGGTGACGGACCGGTTCGGCGCGGTGGACATCCTCGTCGCCAACGCCGGAGTGGCCGCGGGCGGCCCGTTCGCCGCCTCCGACCCGGTGGCCTGGCGGCGGGTGATCGAGGTCAACCTCATCGGCGGGGCGGTCACCGCCCGCGCCTTCCTGCCCGCCCTGACCGCCGCCCGCGGCTACTTCCTCCAGATCGCCTCGCTGGCCGCGCTCACCCCGGCACCCATGATGAGCGCCTACTGCGCCTCCAAGTCCGGGGTGGAGGCGTTCGCGCACAGCCTCCGCGCCGAGGTGGCCCACCAGGGCGTACGGGTCGGCGTCGGCTACCTCAGCTGGACCGACACCGACATGGTGCGCGGCGCCGACCGGGACGAGGTGATGCGCGAGCTGCGGCAGCGGCTGCCGTGGCCGGCCAACCGCACCTACCCGCTGGGCCCGGCCGTGGACCGGATCGTCGCCGGCATCGAGCGGCGGTCGCCCCATGTGTACGCGCAGTGGTGGCTGCGCGGCATGCAGTCGGTGCGCGGCGCCGTCCCCGGGCTCATCGCCACCGTCGGGCGGCGCGAGATGCGGCGCTTCGAACCGCGTCTCGGCGCGATCTCCACGGGCCTGGTGGGGGCCGGCGGCGCGGCGGACGAGGAGGAGCGCACCGGGCGTCGCCGCTGA
- a CDS encoding alpha/beta fold hydrolase, whose translation MTGPYAPPVPARELTVTSADGARLHVEVHGPDDAPTVVLAHGWTCSTAFWGPVVRALLPDHRVVLYDQRGHGRSPAAGPGGCSTDALADDLVAVLTATLEPGRRAVLGGHSMGGMTVMAAATRPLFREHAAAVLLCSTGSSTLAAGSTVWPLRAGRPRTLLTRLLLHSRAPLGPVTPLTLRALRYATLGPDATPAMVAACARIVHACPRRVRADWGRVLSGLDLDTGVAALTVPTLVIQGTADRLTPVRHARSLAARLPRCAGLTELPGLGHMTPVEDPAAISDGLRRLVRDHLAPAADARPGAPDTDAGTAGPAPAGTGRAAGGPADPTRATPAPEAAGGAKETTA comes from the coding sequence CTGACCGGCCCGTACGCGCCGCCGGTGCCCGCCCGCGAGCTGACCGTCACCTCCGCCGACGGCGCCCGGCTCCACGTGGAGGTGCACGGCCCCGACGACGCGCCCACCGTCGTCCTGGCCCACGGCTGGACCTGCTCCACCGCCTTCTGGGGCCCGGTCGTCCGCGCCCTGCTGCCCGACCACCGGGTGGTGCTCTACGACCAGCGCGGCCACGGCCGCAGCCCGGCCGCCGGGCCCGGCGGGTGCTCCACCGACGCCCTCGCCGACGACCTGGTGGCGGTGCTCACCGCCACCCTGGAACCCGGCCGGCGGGCGGTGCTCGGCGGCCACTCCATGGGCGGGATGACGGTGATGGCCGCCGCCACCCGGCCGCTCTTCCGCGAGCACGCCGCCGCGGTCCTGCTGTGCAGCACCGGCAGCTCCACGCTGGCCGCCGGCTCCACGGTCTGGCCGCTGCGCGCCGGCCGGCCGCGGACCCTGCTGACCCGGCTGCTGCTGCACTCCAGGGCCCCGCTGGGCCCGGTCACCCCGCTGACCCTGCGGGCGCTGCGGTACGCCACCCTGGGCCCAGACGCGACGCCGGCCATGGTCGCCGCATGCGCGCGGATCGTGCACGCCTGCCCGCGCCGGGTGCGCGCGGACTGGGGACGGGTGCTGTCCGGACTGGACCTGGACACGGGGGTGGCCGCGCTCACCGTGCCCACCCTGGTGATCCAGGGCACCGCCGACCGCCTCACCCCCGTCCGGCACGCGCGCTCCCTCGCCGCCCGGCTGCCGCGGTGCGCCGGGCTGACCGAACTGCCCGGGCTGGGCCACATGACCCCCGTCGAGGACCCGGCGGCGATCAGCGACGGCCTGCGCCGGCTGGTCCGCGACCACCTGGCCCCCGCCGCGGACGCCCGGCCCGGGGCCCCGGACACGGACGCCGGTACCGCCGGCCCGGCACCGGCGGGGACCGGCCGGGCCGCCGGCGGCCCCGCGGACCCGACACGAGCCACCCCGGCACCGGAAGCGGCCGGCGGAGCGAAGGAGACCACCGCATGA
- a CDS encoding flavin-containing monooxygenase: protein MAELTREHVRVAVIGTGFGGLGAAVRLRREGVTDFVVLERAGAVGGTWRDNTYPGCACDVPSHLYSFSFAPNPRWPRNFSGQPHIRDYLEHVTDTYGLRPHIRFDSEVLAARWDTEALHWEITTTRQTLTADLLVSAGGPLSDPQIPDVQGLDTFPGKVFHSARWDHGYDLTGKRVAVIGTGASAIQIVPAIQPRVARLTVFQRTPAWVLPRADRRISAAEQWLHSRVPATRTLRRGLLWGIRELQVGAFTKRPGQLGLVEALGRQHLRRAVKDPQLRAKLTPDYRIGCKRILLSNTYYPALAAPNAEVIASGLQSVRGSTLVAADGTETEADVIVFGTGFHVTDMPIAARITGADGITLAEAWRGGMRALRGASAAGFPNLLTIIGPNTGLGNSSMILIIESHLNYMIDYLRRLDRLAGPGTKAALNARPAAVDAWNTHVQQRMERTVWSTGGCRSWYLDPSGRNTTLWPGTTTAFRRATRRVDLTEYEVLRAPAGRGAQQATDDAGREAASGTPAATPARPGRPAGPSTEVAV, encoded by the coding sequence ATGGCCGAGCTGACGCGTGAACATGTGCGGGTGGCGGTGATCGGAACCGGATTCGGCGGCCTGGGCGCCGCCGTCCGGCTGCGCCGCGAGGGGGTCACCGACTTCGTGGTGCTGGAACGGGCCGGCGCGGTCGGCGGCACCTGGCGCGACAACACCTATCCGGGGTGCGCCTGCGACGTCCCCTCGCACCTGTACTCCTTCTCCTTCGCGCCCAACCCCCGGTGGCCCCGGAACTTCTCCGGGCAGCCGCACATCCGGGACTACCTGGAGCACGTCACCGACACCTACGGGCTGCGCCCGCACATCCGGTTCGACTCCGAGGTGCTCGCCGCCCGCTGGGACACCGAGGCGCTGCACTGGGAGATCACCACCACCCGCCAGACGCTCACCGCCGACCTGCTGGTCTCGGCCGGCGGACCGCTGTCCGACCCCCAGATCCCCGACGTCCAGGGGCTGGACACCTTCCCCGGCAAGGTCTTCCACTCCGCCCGCTGGGACCACGGGTACGACCTCACCGGCAAGCGCGTCGCGGTGATCGGCACCGGCGCGTCCGCCATCCAGATCGTGCCCGCCATCCAGCCGCGGGTGGCCCGGCTCACCGTCTTCCAGCGCACCCCGGCCTGGGTCCTGCCCCGGGCGGACCGCCGCATCAGCGCGGCCGAGCAGTGGCTGCACAGCCGGGTCCCGGCCACCCGCACGCTGCGCCGCGGACTGCTGTGGGGCATCCGGGAACTCCAGGTCGGCGCCTTCACCAAGCGCCCCGGACAGCTCGGGCTGGTCGAGGCGCTGGGCCGGCAGCACCTGCGGCGGGCGGTGAAGGACCCGCAGCTGCGGGCCAAGCTGACCCCGGACTACCGCATCGGCTGCAAGCGCATCCTGCTGTCCAACACCTACTACCCGGCGCTCGCCGCCCCCAACGCCGAGGTGATCGCCTCCGGTCTGCAATCGGTGCGCGGCTCGACGCTGGTGGCCGCCGACGGCACCGAGACCGAGGCCGACGTGATCGTCTTCGGCACCGGGTTCCACGTCACCGACATGCCGATCGCCGCCCGCATCACCGGCGCCGACGGCATCACCCTCGCCGAGGCGTGGCGGGGCGGCATGCGGGCGCTGCGCGGGGCCAGCGCCGCCGGGTTCCCCAACCTGCTCACCATCATCGGGCCCAACACCGGCCTGGGGAACAGCTCCATGATCCTCATCATCGAGTCCCACCTGAACTACATGATCGACTACCTGCGCCGGCTGGACCGGCTCGCCGGCCCCGGCACCAAGGCCGCCCTCAACGCCCGCCCGGCCGCGGTGGACGCCTGGAACACCCACGTCCAGCAGCGGATGGAGCGCACCGTGTGGTCCACCGGCGGCTGCCGCAGCTGGTACCTCGACCCCAGCGGGCGCAACACCACCCTGTGGCCGGGCACCACCACCGCCTTCCGCCGGGCCACCCGCCGGGTGGACCTCACCGAGTACGAGGTGCTGCGCGCCCCGGCCGGCCGGGGCGCGCAGCAGGCCACCGACGACGCCGGCCGCGAGGCCGCCTCCGGCACCCCGGCGGCCACCCCGGCGCGCCCCGGCCGCCCGGCCGGCCCCTCGACGGAGGTGGCGGTGTGA
- a CDS encoding MerR family transcriptional regulator, protein MAELAKEAGITVRTLRFYRERKLIPPPRREGRIAWYNEHHLARLRTIGALLERGHTLGGIADLVAAFESGRDVGELLGLESALAVPWSEETPVRLTPEELADHFEGEVTPENLTASLDLGYLAVDGDEIVHVSRRLLEASSALVQGGIPLAAVLEAARELRVQVDTIAATFTDLIRAHVLAPEHHGGPPDAAEAARLTGTVERLRSIAKSVVDAELSMAMDRRIRAELDTTLGERTGPPPAAAGSAPAAADGAASTGGGVPDEAQEPGPGPGPAGAAPDGAA, encoded by the coding sequence ATGGCGGAGCTGGCCAAGGAGGCCGGGATCACCGTCCGCACCCTGCGCTTCTACCGGGAGCGCAAGCTCATCCCGCCGCCGCGCCGGGAGGGCCGCATCGCCTGGTACAACGAGCACCACCTGGCCCGGCTGCGCACCATCGGCGCGCTGCTGGAGCGCGGCCACACGCTGGGCGGCATCGCCGACCTGGTGGCCGCCTTCGAGAGCGGCCGGGACGTGGGCGAGCTGCTCGGGCTGGAGAGCGCCCTGGCCGTGCCGTGGTCCGAGGAGACGCCGGTCCGGCTCACCCCCGAGGAGCTCGCCGACCACTTCGAGGGCGAGGTCACCCCGGAGAACCTGACCGCCTCGCTGGACCTGGGTTACCTCGCGGTGGACGGCGACGAGATCGTGCACGTCAGCCGCCGCCTGCTGGAGGCGTCCAGCGCCCTGGTGCAGGGCGGCATCCCGCTGGCCGCCGTGCTGGAGGCGGCCCGGGAGCTGCGCGTCCAGGTGGACACCATCGCCGCCACCTTCACCGACCTGATCCGCGCCCATGTCCTGGCCCCGGAGCACCACGGCGGCCCACCGGACGCGGCGGAGGCCGCCCGCCTTACCGGGACCGTGGAGCGGCTGCGGTCGATCGCCAAGAGCGTGGTGGACGCCGAGCTGTCCATGGCGATGGACCGGCGAATACGCGCCGAGCTGGACACCACCCTCGGCGAACGCACCGGCCCGCCCCCGGCCGCAGCCGGGTCCGCCCCGGCCGCCGCGGACGGGGCGGCCTCCACCGGAGGCGGGGTGCCGGACGAGGCGCAGGAACCGGGACCGGGACCGGGCCCGGCGGGGGCCGCGCCGGACGGGGCCGCGTAA